A stretch of Eubalaena glacialis isolate mEubGla1 chromosome 10, mEubGla1.1.hap2.+ XY, whole genome shotgun sequence DNA encodes these proteins:
- the EIF1AD gene encoding probable RNA-binding protein EIF1AD isoform X1, whose product MSQATKRKHVVKEVLGEHMVPSDQQQIVRVLRTPGNNLHEVETAQGQRFLVSMPSKYRKNIWIKRGDFLIVDPIEEGEKVKAEISFVLCKDHVRSLQKEGLWPEAFSEVAEKHNNRNRQAQPELPAEPQSSVEESSSEDDSDLFVNTNRRQYHESEEESEEEETA is encoded by the exons ATGTCTCAGGCCACCAAGAGGAAGCATGTGGTGAAGGAGGTGCTGGGGGAGCACATGGTGCCCTCCGACCAGCAGCAGATCGTGAGG GTACTCAGGACCCCAGGGAACAATCTGCATGAGGTGGAGACAGCCCAGGGGCAGCGCTTCCTGGTGAGCATGCCCTCCAAATACCGCAAGAACATCTGGATCAAGAGAG GGGACTTTCTCATCGTTGACCCTattgaagagggagagaaggtgaAGGCTGAGATCTCCTTTGTGCTCTGCAAAGACCACGTGCGCTCTCTGCAGAAGGAGGGGCTCTG GCCTGAGGCCTTCTCCGAAGTGGCTGAGAAACACAACAACCGGAACAG ACAGGCTCAGCCAGAACTCCCAGCTGAGCCACAGTCATCAGTAGAAGAGTCCAGCTCTGAAGATGATTCTGACCTTTTTGTTAACACCAACCGCAGACAGTATCATGAGAGTGAGGAGGAGAGTGAAGAAGAGGAGACAGCCTGA
- the EIF1AD gene encoding probable RNA-binding protein EIF1AD isoform X2: MSQATKRKHVVKEVLGEHMVPSDQQQIVRVLRTPGNNLHEVETAQGQRFLVSMPSKYRKNIWIKRGDFLIVDPIEEGEKVKAEISFVLCKDHVRSLQKEGLCSSLGTGLRPSPKWLRNTTTGTDRLSQNSQLSHSHQ, from the exons ATGTCTCAGGCCACCAAGAGGAAGCATGTGGTGAAGGAGGTGCTGGGGGAGCACATGGTGCCCTCCGACCAGCAGCAGATCGTGAGG GTACTCAGGACCCCAGGGAACAATCTGCATGAGGTGGAGACAGCCCAGGGGCAGCGCTTCCTGGTGAGCATGCCCTCCAAATACCGCAAGAACATCTGGATCAAGAGAG GGGACTTTCTCATCGTTGACCCTattgaagagggagagaaggtgaAGGCTGAGATCTCCTTTGTGCTCTGCAAAGACCACGTGCGCTCTCTGCAGAAGGAGGGGCTCTG CTCTTCTCTTGGCACAGGCCTGAGGCCTTCTCCGAAGTGGCTGAGAAACACAACAACCGGAACAG ACAGGCTCAGCCAGAACTCCCAGCTGAGCCACAGTCATCAGTAG
- the BANF1 gene encoding barrier-to-autointegration factor: protein MTTSQKHRDFVAEPMGEKPVGSLAGIGEVLGKKLEEKGFDKAYVVLGQFLVLRKNEDLFREWLKDTCGANAKQSRDCFGCLREWCDAFL from the exons ATGACAACCTCCCAAAAGCACCGAGACTTCGTGGCAGAGCCCATGGGGGAAAAGCCAGTGGGAAGCCTGGCCGGGATTGGCGAAGTCCTGGGCAAGAAGCTGGAGGAAAAGGGCTTTGACAAG GCCTATGTGGTCCTTGGTCAGTTTCTGGTGCTAAGGAAAAATGAAGATCTTTTCCGGGAATGGCTGAAGGACACGTGCGGCGCGAACGCCAAGCAGTCCCGGGACTGCTTCGGGTGCCTTCGAGAGTGGTGCGACGCGTTCTTGTGA
- the CST6 gene encoding cystatin-M, protein MARPILLLPLGLALLALYLLALPRDARARPGDREVGERQDLSPNDPQVRKATQAAVASYNMGSNSIYYYRDTTILRAQSQLVAGIKYYLTVEMGSTACRKNAVAGDHIDLTTCPLAAGVQQEKLRCDFEILMVPWQNSSQLLKHDCVTL, encoded by the exons ATGGCGCGTCCGATCCTCCTGCTGCCGCTGGGCCTGGCCCTGCTCGCGCTCTACCTCCTGGCGCTGCCCCGCGACGCCCGGGCCCGGCCGGGGGATCGCGAAGTCGGAGAGCGGCAGGACCTGTCGCCCAACGACCCGCAGGTGCGGAAGGCGACGCAGGCGGCCGTGGCCAGCTACAACATGGGCAGCAACAGCATCTACTACTACCGCGACACCACCATCCTCCGGGCGCAGAGCCAG cTGGTGGCGGGCATCAAGTACTACCTGACGGTGGAGATGGGGAGCACGGCCTGCCGGAAGAATGCCGTGGCTGGAGACCACATAGACCTCACCACCTGCCCCCTGGCCGCAGGAGTGCAGCAGGAG AAGCTGCGCTGTGACTTTGAGATCCTTATGGTTCCCTGGCAGAACTCCTCCCAACTCCTAAAGCACGACTGTGTGACCCTGTAG